The following coding sequences lie in one Flavobacterium sediminis genomic window:
- a CDS encoding RteC domain-containing protein has translation MNTKSILLLTKLNEQLNFTDIEIDDPIQRSENAVNIIINAVEKLKIIFEKEKTKSQEQEIDFFKNIKPKFTSKLIYYNAIYKIETKKPHGGERIVKKYINNELEKLKRYFDSNLDFYRYYRTGSNYLDVKYFTRGKFDIKLALDSFYFEADHSFSTSHDFKVAKIMAHDLIQVYLEDMLLMIENKEPREKSQVNHKLKQNWTGSKVALTELLYALHTEGVFNNGTSDLKDIAEYFENIFNIDLGQYHRAFLEIRMRKSDQTKFLNSLKETLIKRMEKTDDL, from the coding sequence TTGAACACCAAGTCTATACTTTTATTAACAAAGTTAAACGAGCAATTAAATTTTACGGACATAGAAATTGATGACCCAATACAGAGAAGTGAAAATGCAGTTAATATCATTATCAATGCAGTTGAAAAATTAAAAATAATTTTTGAAAAGGAAAAGACAAAATCTCAAGAACAAGAAATTGATTTCTTTAAAAATATCAAGCCAAAATTCACATCAAAGCTAATTTATTATAATGCAATTTATAAGATTGAAACTAAGAAACCTCATGGTGGAGAACGTATCGTAAAAAAGTATATAAACAACGAGTTAGAAAAATTAAAACGCTATTTTGATAGCAATTTAGATTTCTATAGATATTATCGAACAGGAAGTAATTACTTAGATGTCAAATATTTCACCAGAGGAAAATTTGATATAAAGTTAGCGTTAGATAGCTTCTATTTCGAGGCAGACCATTCATTTTCAACATCTCACGATTTTAAAGTGGCTAAAATTATGGCTCACGATTTAATTCAAGTTTATTTGGAAGATATGCTATTAATGATAGAGAATAAAGAACCAAGAGAAAAATCACAAGTAAATCACAAGTTAAAGCAAAATTGGACAGGATCTAAAGTCGCTTTAACAGAACTTTTATACGCTTTGCATACCGAAGGTGTATTTAATAATGGAACATCTGATTTGAAAGATATAGCGGAGTATTTTGAAAATATATTTAATATTGATTTAGGTCAATACCATCGAGCTTTCCTTGAAATAAGAATGAGAAAATCAGATCAAACAAAATTCCTCAATTCTTTAAAAGAAACACTAATCAAACGTATGGAAAAGACAGACGATTTATAA
- a CDS encoding DUF6268 family outer membrane beta-barrel protein, giving the protein MLKLQFTFIALISASILLAQNNDSILKATFSKKIKGEFPKTRMFNLEYNLQGPTAFTSKLFDENFSKGTIDSQREVNFISNIPLYKNKKWTYTGSLNYRFNEFVFSDVENVSSSTNYTSNKYEQFHTFAIVLSTTYTSKLFNKPFIYNGSLILDGGEQGFERIKGIIGASIVLKATKNKVFSIGTLVFIDPTAIMPILPIISYNQKFENSNYELDIFLPQRLFFRKNISHFARLSLGSRLAPSGFYVYNDGRNILLPNTSEYAQIEVQSGLTYEHLLNKKCIITISGGVSSFITSRLTEKAQPIREYYYSNQQEAKGFFNIGLSYNPDLRKKK; this is encoded by the coding sequence ATGTTAAAACTTCAATTCACATTCATAGCATTAATTAGTGCTTCTATACTTTTGGCTCAAAATAATGACTCCATTTTAAAAGCTACCTTTAGTAAAAAAATTAAAGGAGAATTTCCTAAAACAAGAATGTTTAACCTCGAATACAATCTACAAGGACCAACGGCATTCACTTCAAAACTATTTGATGAGAACTTTAGTAAAGGTACAATTGATAGTCAGCGAGAAGTAAATTTTATTTCAAACATTCCATTATACAAAAACAAAAAATGGACATATACAGGCTCACTGAACTACAGGTTTAATGAGTTTGTTTTCTCTGATGTCGAAAATGTATCTAGTTCTACTAATTATACAAGTAACAAATATGAACAGTTTCACACCTTCGCTATAGTGTTAAGCACAACTTACACATCAAAATTATTTAACAAACCTTTCATCTATAATGGCAGTTTAATTTTGGATGGAGGTGAACAAGGTTTTGAAAGGATTAAAGGAATAATAGGAGCTTCAATAGTTCTAAAAGCCACTAAAAATAAAGTGTTCTCAATAGGTACGCTAGTTTTCATTGATCCAACGGCAATAATGCCTATTTTACCAATTATTAGTTATAATCAAAAGTTTGAAAATTCAAATTATGAACTAGACATATTTTTACCTCAACGACTTTTTTTTAGAAAAAACATAAGCCATTTTGCTCGTTTATCGTTAGGAAGTAGGTTAGCTCCCTCAGGATTTTATGTGTATAATGACGGAAGAAATATTCTGCTTCCAAACACATCAGAATACGCTCAAATCGAAGTGCAGTCAGGTCTTACTTACGAACATCTCCTTAATAAAAAGTGTATTATTACTATCAGTGGAGGAGTTTCATCTTTTATTACTTCTCGACTTACCGAAAAAGCCCAACCTATTAGGGAATATTATTATTCTAATCAACAAGAAGCAAAAGGATTTTTCAATATTGGACTTTCATATAACCCAGATTTAAGAAAGAAAAAGTAA